The Flavobacterium marginilacus genome window below encodes:
- a CDS encoding cytochrome-c peroxidase — protein sequence MNFTNKIIIALNLALVILLSGCEKKYNEITIQQELISDIEKLNQKVIELEKTIEESNDEKKIQQAFNSTRLSYKKIEWAVEYFTPDPARFINGPALDELEVAENTFIPPNGFQVMEELMFPNYDIKNKEELVRTTKILSGNLKQIKEHLSVITISNAHILDASKMELNRVLALGITGFDSPIAFQSIPEAKNSLGSIGNLISKMDFKSSESVQCQKEIKALINQAGNYCDSNTDFKTFDRAHFIKSFLNPISKKLVAFQKINKIEKTSRNTVVNPYSATIFEKDAFDVNAFIPSKEYQYSKEKAELGKKLFYETSFSNNKTRSCSSCHIPEKAFTDGLKTNQSLKGGNLSRNTPTLTYASLQNAQFWDMRQLDLEKQSLDVITNKDEMHGNVANAIQILNKDKEYQKLFKKAFPDSKKIEEWQVQNSLASYIRSLNAFDSRFDEYMRGDSNDFTAEEKLGFNIFAGKAKCATCHFIPLFNGTVPPSYQKTEQEVIGTPSDKNGKKISPDLGRYLQYEMPQLKNAFKTPSLRNVGITAPYMHNGVFSTLEEVIDFYNKGGGAGLGISVKNQTLPSDKLELTPKEAKALVSFMKTLTDKH from the coding sequence ATGAATTTTACTAATAAAATAATAATTGCCCTGAATCTTGCGCTAGTAATTCTATTATCTGGATGCGAAAAAAAATATAACGAGATAACAATTCAACAGGAATTAATCTCAGATATTGAAAAATTAAATCAAAAAGTGATCGAACTTGAAAAAACAATAGAAGAAAGCAATGACGAAAAAAAAATTCAGCAAGCTTTTAATTCCACACGATTATCCTACAAAAAGATTGAATGGGCAGTTGAATATTTTACTCCCGATCCGGCACGATTCATAAATGGTCCCGCTTTGGATGAGTTGGAAGTTGCCGAAAATACTTTTATTCCGCCAAATGGTTTCCAAGTGATGGAAGAACTTATGTTTCCGAATTACGATATTAAAAACAAAGAAGAATTAGTTAGAACAACCAAAATATTGAGCGGTAACTTGAAACAAATTAAAGAACATTTGAGTGTTATTACGATTTCAAACGCACACATTCTGGACGCTTCAAAAATGGAGCTTAACAGAGTTCTGGCTTTGGGAATAACAGGATTCGATTCGCCAATTGCTTTTCAATCCATACCAGAAGCAAAAAACAGTTTGGGTTCAATAGGAAATTTAATTTCGAAAATGGATTTTAAAAGTTCTGAATCCGTTCAATGTCAAAAGGAAATTAAAGCTTTAATTAACCAAGCAGGAAATTATTGTGATTCTAATACTGATTTTAAAACATTTGACAGAGCTCATTTTATTAAAAGCTTTTTAAACCCAATCAGCAAAAAGCTGGTCGCTTTTCAAAAAATAAATAAAATAGAAAAGACAAGCAGAAATACTGTTGTAAATCCATATTCAGCAACTATTTTCGAAAAAGATGCTTTTGATGTGAATGCTTTTATTCCTTCAAAAGAATATCAATATTCTAAAGAAAAAGCCGAATTAGGCAAAAAATTATTTTATGAAACTTCCTTTTCTAATAATAAAACCCGAAGCTGTTCCTCTTGTCATATTCCAGAAAAAGCATTTACCGATGGATTAAAAACAAACCAATCCTTAAAAGGCGGCAACTTGAGCAGAAATACACCTACGCTGACGTATGCTTCACTGCAGAATGCACAGTTTTGGGATATGCGCCAGCTCGATTTGGAAAAACAAAGCCTTGATGTAATTACTAATAAAGATGAAATGCATGGAAATGTTGCCAATGCAATTCAGATTTTAAATAAAGACAAGGAATACCAAAAGCTATTCAAGAAAGCATTTCCAGATTCAAAGAAAATAGAAGAATGGCAGGTACAAAATTCATTGGCCAGCTACATCCGTTCCTTAAACGCATTCGACAGCAGATTTGACGAGTATATGAGGGGAGATTCCAATGATTTTACGGCCGAAGAAAAACTTGGATTTAACATCTTTGCAGGAAAAGCAAAATGTGCAACCTGTCATTTCATCCCTTTGTTTAATGGCACTGTACCTCCGAGTTATCAAAAAACAGAACAGGAAGTAATAGGAACACCTTCAGATAAAAACGGAAAAAAAATCAGTCCGGATTTGGGAAGATATCTGCAATACGAAATGCCTCAATTAAAAAACGCCTTCAAAACCCCATCACTGCGAAATGTCGGTATAACCGCACCGTATATGCATAATGGTGTGTTTTCCACTCTGGAAGAAGTTATTGATTTTTACAATAAAGGCGGAGGAGCTGGATTAGGAATTTCGGTTAAAAATCAAACATTGCCTTCTGATAAATTAGAGTTAACACCAAAAGAAGCAAAAGCATTGGTTTCGTTTATGAAAACCTTGACAGATAAACACTAA